From the genome of Triticum aestivum cultivar Chinese Spring chromosome 3B, IWGSC CS RefSeq v2.1, whole genome shotgun sequence, one region includes:
- the LOC123066065 gene encoding uncharacterized protein → MDGDLTEGLLCKNSGKRPESPPPLSPSSGDIFKDPTDSSDSSTSGAATNRAPVRDDCKNHQEVVVASSAASEGEHGTVSTGEEEDKEASGPLARWEALAASAALREAAAAAAASRREAGRGFFFGGGRAGGGSSGGAVSSRAEHLILVPPPGAAGLIHRADHLSDSWRTDPILAGPSTDLTVALQAFAAAPDERTAARLEQAAAALDIVASSNTEDGAVAKQLAAEAAALAAGWRGDDRQRQGSSAFETAAGRREPELQAPASYSTETLLCAVISGSLALLPYLPTQVPKRSRSVFAVLFGSVFVLASVGVMLLVAHKRFANTLARISFGTFTVLVIAFVGFALGGRTYS, encoded by the coding sequence ATGGACGGCGACCTGACGGAGGGGCTCCTCTGCAAGAACTCCGGCAAGCGCCCGGAGTCCCCCCCTCCGCTGTCGCCGTCTTCGGGGGACATTTTCAAGGACCCTACCGACTCCAGCGACTCCAGCACCAGCGGGGCCGCGACGAACCGGGCGCCCGTCCGCGACGACTGCAAGAACCACCAAGAAGTGGTGGTGGCGTCCTCTGCGGCCAGCGAAGGCGAGCACGGGACGGTATCTACCGGCGAGGAAGAGGATAAGGAGGCGTCGGGACCCCTTGCTCGCTGGGAAGCCCTGGCGGCATCCGCTGCTctccgggaggcggcggcggcggcggcggcatctcgCCGGGAGGCGGGGAGGGGCTTCTTTTTCGGCGGGGGGAGAGCAGGAGGTGGCTCGAGCGGCGGGGCCGTTTCGAGCAGGGCTGAGCACCTGATCCTCGTCCCTCCGCCGGGAGCGGCGGGTCTGATCCACCGCGCCGATCACCTGTCCGACTCCTGGAGGACGGACCCCATCCTCGCCGGCCCTTCGACCGACCTGACGGTCGCGCTGCAGGCGTTCGCCGCCGCACCAGATGAGAGAACAGCGGCCAGGCTCGAGCAGGCGGCTGCGGCGTTGGACATTGTTGCATCAAGCAACACGGAGGATGGTGCTGTCGCCAAGCAGCTGGCCGCCGAAGCGGCGGCACTTGCGGCCGGCTGGCGGGGAGACGACCGGCAGCGGCAGGGGTCGAGCGCCTTCGAAACGGCGGCCGGTCGGCGGGAACCGGAGCTGCAGGCGCCAGCGTCCTATTCCACTGAAACTTTGTTGTGCGCCGTGATCTCTGGCTCATTGGCCCTGCTTCCATATTTGCCCACCCAAGTCCCCAAGCGTTCCCGGAGTGTCTTTGCCGTTCTCTTTGGCAGCGTCTTCGTACTCGCTTCAGTCGGTGTGATGCTCCTCGTCGCACACAAGAGGTTTGCCAACACTCTGGCGAGAATCTCTTTTGGAACATTTACAGTGTTGGTTATCGCCTTTGTTGGGTTCGCCCTCGGAGGAAGGACATACAGTTGA